The window TCTCGCGGATCTCCCTCAATCTCCCTCATCACCGCACCAACAACCGCTTCCACCCGGTCGCTTGCCTCAGCTCCCTCGCCCATTCGTCGCACCACCCCCTGCACGGCCCGACTGTAGCGGCTCAAATCTTCCCCCTCAAGCTGACTCGCCTGCGCTCTCACCAGATCCAGCCCTTCCTCCTCAAGGACACTCAAAACCTCTTCTCTCGCTCCGTACACACCAAGCCCGGCGGTATCAAATCGTCCCTCAACCTCCACCCTGCCCGATCGGCTCACCTCTTCCACCGCTTCGGCCAGGGCCGCTCCCCCGTACCCTCGTGCAGTAAGGGCCAGGCTCACCGCGGCAACACTCTCCCGCGCCAGAGCATCGCTCTTCCTTCCCGTTCTTTCTCGCCACAGGGCCTCTTTCGCCCGTCCCTCGGCTCTCGTCAAAACTTCCGTCTCTTCCCCCATCACCTCCCCGAGCACGTCCCGGTACACTCCGCCCCCGTCACCTCCTCCGGGAATCACCACCCCGGCCAGTTTCTCCGCTCCCCGGGATTTCATCTCTTCAACGATCATCCGAACCGTCTCATTCCGCTCACGGATGCTCTCTCCGTAGACGCTCCCGTCTTCCCGGTAGTAGTGCCGTGCCCCTTCGGCCTCCAGCACTCCTCCTTCATCATACAGAAACAGTCCTTCCTCAAACTCCACCAGGTACACTCGCTCAGGGGGCACTCTCCCCGTATCTTCAAAAATATCCGCCGCTGCCTCCTTCCCCTCGTCTCCTCCCCTCTCGCACCAGATCCCGCTCTCGTCAAATCCCCGAGGCCGGCTCCGTTCCACCTCGTAATTCACATCGTACCCGCGGTCCCAGGTAAATCCCGATCGATCCTGAAGAACATCAAAGCTCACACGCTGTTTCTTTCGATCCCGCTCGGTGCGTATCCGGCCATCAAAGTGAAGATAGTACCCTTCGCCACCTCCTTCGCGAGAACCTCTCTTCCGCTCTCGCCCTCCGGGCAACTCCCCGGCAAGCCCTTCGCCTCCCGCTTCCATCACTCGCTCGCTCACTGCCGTATACCGCTCCCGTGTCCCAGAAAGCATCCACAGCTGCTGCTGATAACACACCCGGCTCACCGCCTCACGGCAAAAGCGTTTCAGGAGGTCTTCATCCAGCGCGCCGTCGCTGGTGAAGAACTCTGCATCCAGATTGACAAAGGGGGGCTCCTCCGCGTTCCGACTACCTGCAAGAAGCGCCGATTCAACAACAGCCCGGCCCTGTTCACGAGCCATCTTTATTCTGTCGTCGTCCCCGGAGCTTTTTTCCCGGTCGTAGTCGCGGACCGCCGTTTCAATCTCTTCACTCATCCGACCGTAATATCCAGGCTCAAGATAGCTCAGTATTTCTTTCAGCATCTTCTCATCCTCCGCTTTAGCTGTAATCAGGACTGGATTGCTCCAGGAATTCGCGTCGTAGCCTCCGGGTCCTCTCCAGAATCTCCGCATTGATCTCGTTCACCCGGGAAACCCACATGGAGCGCTCCCGATGGGTCATCTCCAGAATTTCACGTCGGGACCAATGTAAATGGTACGCAATATAGGCCACCTCCCGCTGCAGTTCCTCCGGAAGGCGGCCTACGCTTCCCCCAGTACAGCAAACTCCCCCTGGAACGTCGCATTGCATCCCCCACACTGAACTGCAACACGACGAATCAAGCTGTGGTTTACCTCATTCATAAAAT of the Alkalispirochaeta americana genome contains:
- a CDS encoding DUF6760 family protein, whose translation is MQCDVPGGVCCTGGSVGRLPEELQREVAYIAYHLHWSRREILEMTHRERSMWVSRVNEINAEILERTRRLRREFLEQSSPDYS